One window of the Labilibaculum sp. genome contains the following:
- a CDS encoding acylphosphatase, protein MEGKSVSIKVSGRVQNVGFRYHAKEAAKRFGVRGFVRNQPDGTVYAEVVGTNLGVELFCEWCRKGPDWAKVKDVFICSLPDQDFTDFVIK, encoded by the coding sequence ATGGAAGGGAAGTCTGTAAGCATAAAAGTGTCGGGTAGGGTACAGAATGTTGGATTTCGGTATCATGCCAAGGAGGCAGCAAAGCGTTTTGGAGTTAGGGGCTTTGTGAGAAATCAGCCGGATGGTACGGTTTATGCGGAAGTTGTCGGAACAAATTTGGGCGTTGAATTGTTTTGTGAGTGGTGTAGAAAGGGACCTGATTGGGCTAAAGTGAAGGATGTTTTTATTTGCAGTTTACCGGATCAGGATTTTACGGATTTTGTCATAAAATAA
- a CDS encoding radical SAM protein, with product MINYHEPLFRPPSEAYSLILQVSLGCAWNKCAFCEMYSSKQFKLRQEEEVFAEIDSLSDHANDVRKVFLADGNAMVLSFDKMSRLLDKLANTFPRLNRVSAYAIPKDIEAKTDHELQILAEKGLKLLYVGIESGDDELLKAIDKGENFESTSHALQRARKAGIKLSVMILNGLGGKKYSRQHALNSAKVVNKIQPEFLSTLVLSYPYGEEHFMKKFDGEFIPLNTVELIAEMKVFIGNLELSKSIFRSDHASNYLILRGNFPRDKQEMLNRINGVLNDPANAQLRPEWMRGL from the coding sequence ATGATCAATTATCACGAACCATTATTTCGGCCACCAAGTGAGGCTTACTCGCTAATTTTACAGGTTAGCTTAGGATGTGCCTGGAACAAATGTGCCTTTTGCGAAATGTACAGCAGCAAACAATTCAAACTTCGCCAGGAAGAAGAAGTGTTCGCCGAAATTGATTCCTTATCGGATCACGCCAATGATGTCCGCAAAGTTTTTTTGGCCGATGGTAATGCCATGGTTCTCTCATTCGATAAAATGAGCAGGTTATTGGACAAGCTTGCAAATACGTTTCCCCGCTTAAATCGGGTGTCGGCCTATGCCATACCTAAAGATATCGAAGCCAAAACCGATCACGAGCTGCAGATTTTGGCTGAAAAAGGGCTGAAACTACTTTACGTAGGCATCGAATCGGGAGATGATGAGCTTTTGAAGGCAATTGATAAAGGTGAAAATTTTGAAAGCACGAGTCATGCTCTGCAGCGTGCCCGAAAAGCAGGCATTAAACTTTCGGTGATGATACTAAATGGTTTGGGTGGTAAAAAGTATTCTCGGCAACATGCCCTTAACTCGGCCAAAGTCGTGAACAAAATTCAGCCTGAATTTCTATCTACCCTTGTTCTTAGTTACCCTTACGGAGAAGAACACTTCATGAAAAAATTCGATGGTGAATTTATTCCTCTCAATACTGTTGAGCTAATTGCCGAAATGAAAGTCTTTATCGGGAACCTGGAATTAAGCAAGTCTATTTTTCGAAGCGATCATGCTTCCAATTATTTGATTCTGCGCGGAAACTTCCCCCGCGACAAACAAGAAATGCTGAATCGTATCAATGGTGTTTTGAACGATCCGGCCAACGCGCAGTTGAGACCGGAGTGGATGAGGGGATTGTAG
- a CDS encoding deoxyguanosinetriphosphate triphosphohydrolase, whose amino-acid sequence MKWNSLLSAKRFGQEDQFSSVQQKDVRSQFQRDYDRLIFSSPFRRLQNKTQVFPLPGSIFVHNRLTHSLEVSSVGRSLGNALADKLIQLDLVDESHLIKEIGSIVAGACLAHDLGNPPFGHSGEKALSHFFSDGKGKKLHDRFTQNEWHDLINFEGNANALRLLTHAFHGRRKGGFALTYSSIASIVKYPWESNKIEVVKKKKYGFFQAEKADYLVIAQELGIPELSSGIFARFPLVYLVEAADDICYQIMDIEDAHKLKILSTEETKDLLLSFYHPDKDKTILNRIDETCKEVTDINEQIAYIRAGVIGKLISECVGVFVDHYELIMEGKFQSSLIKEINEISLFAYKKCTQVAVSRIYRHRSVVEIELAGYKILGTLLDEFVTAVLEPENFYSRNLLSLIPEQYNLNGESDYGKIMSVLDFISGMTDVFALDLYRTIKGIELPGIN is encoded by the coding sequence ATGAAGTGGAATAGCTTACTATCAGCAAAACGGTTTGGTCAGGAAGACCAATTTTCTTCTGTTCAGCAGAAAGATGTCAGATCTCAATTTCAGCGCGATTATGATCGATTGATATTTTCATCCCCTTTTCGTCGCTTACAGAATAAAACACAGGTATTTCCGTTACCTGGAAGTATTTTTGTACACAACCGTTTAACTCACAGCCTTGAGGTTTCCAGCGTAGGACGATCACTGGGGAATGCACTTGCCGACAAGCTTATTCAGCTTGATTTGGTTGATGAATCTCATTTAATTAAAGAAATTGGGAGTATTGTTGCCGGAGCGTGTTTGGCTCATGATTTGGGCAATCCACCATTTGGGCACTCGGGAGAGAAGGCATTATCTCATTTCTTTTCGGATGGGAAAGGGAAAAAATTGCATGATAGATTTACTCAGAATGAGTGGCATGATTTGATCAACTTTGAAGGAAATGCAAATGCTTTACGATTGTTAACCCATGCATTTCACGGAAGACGAAAGGGTGGTTTTGCATTAACTTATTCGAGTATTGCATCTATTGTTAAATATCCCTGGGAAAGTAATAAGATTGAGGTAGTAAAGAAAAAAAAATATGGTTTTTTTCAAGCTGAAAAGGCAGATTACCTTGTGATTGCCCAAGAGCTGGGGATTCCTGAATTGTCATCAGGAATATTTGCCCGTTTCCCATTGGTTTACTTGGTTGAGGCTGCTGATGATATTTGCTATCAAATTATGGATATTGAAGATGCTCATAAGCTGAAGATACTAAGCACCGAAGAAACAAAGGATTTGTTGTTGAGTTTTTATCATCCGGACAAGGACAAAACTATTCTGAACCGAATTGATGAAACTTGTAAGGAGGTTACCGATATTAATGAGCAAATTGCATACATACGGGCAGGAGTTATTGGGAAATTAATTTCGGAATGTGTAGGTGTGTTTGTTGATCATTATGAATTAATAATGGAAGGTAAATTTCAATCAAGTCTAATTAAAGAGATCAATGAAATTTCGTTGTTTGCCTATAAAAAATGCACTCAGGTTGCTGTTTCACGAATCTATCGTCATCGTTCGGTTGTGGAAATAGAGTTGGCCGGTTACAAAATTTTAGGAACTTTGCTCGATGAGTTTGTTACTGCCGTTTTGGAACCCGAAAATTTTTATTCCAGGAACTTGTTGTCATTAATTCCTGAGCAGTATAATTTGAACGGCGAATCAGACTACGGGAAAATTATGTCTGTTCTTGATTTTATTTCAGGAATGACTGATGTTTTTGCTTTGGATTTGTACAGAACCATTAAAGGAATAGAACTGCCGGGGATTAATTAA